The following proteins come from a genomic window of Leptospira andrefontaineae:
- a CDS encoding aldose 1-epimerase, which translates to MTDGTQWFSWDWTHPITRESFPIILPYDKNLSIFESGNFLMFPWVNRHASTEFILNGKEWNVKEMIRDSNQFPVHGLVHSLERKLLKLKNNQKGAEFRLNFPEEWKDSPLSGIAIREEYSIEETSSGTLLSVKTRFNNLRSDSIRFAYGYHPYLNLGKNNEEWKLHLHLDKNLELGETLVPIQPVISNPISSVLEGEKIPSLDHLFYGKEPRVVLENGTKKYSITVLSPPPEEGQIPLNYYQIYTKPDRSAIAVEPCSSPGNALLSGLDLKELKGHSETFGEFRILVRSL; encoded by the coding sequence TTGACCGACGGGACCCAATGGTTTTCTTGGGACTGGACTCATCCAATTACTAGGGAAAGTTTTCCGATCATTCTACCTTATGACAAAAACCTAAGTATATTCGAATCCGGTAATTTTCTCATGTTCCCTTGGGTGAATCGCCATGCTTCTACAGAATTCATCCTAAACGGAAAAGAGTGGAATGTTAAGGAAATGATCCGAGATTCCAATCAGTTTCCGGTCCATGGCCTTGTGCATTCTCTAGAGAGAAAACTTTTAAAACTAAAGAATAACCAAAAGGGTGCAGAGTTCAGATTGAACTTTCCAGAAGAATGGAAGGATTCTCCTCTTTCAGGAATTGCAATTCGGGAAGAATATTCAATCGAAGAGACTTCTTCAGGGACTCTTCTAAGTGTGAAGACTAGATTTAATAATCTTAGATCTGATTCTATCAGATTTGCGTACGGTTATCATCCTTATCTAAATTTAGGAAAAAATAATGAAGAATGGAAACTTCATCTTCACTTGGATAAAAATTTGGAGCTGGGAGAAACTCTAGTTCCGATCCAACCAGTTATTTCCAATCCGATTTCTTCCGTTTTGGAAGGAGAGAAGATCCCAAGTCTGGACCATTTGTTCTACGGAAAAGAACCTAGAGTAGTTTTGGAAAATGGGACCAAAAAATATTCTATCACAGTCTTAAGTCCTCCGCCGGAAGAAGGACAGATTCCATTAAATTATTATCAAATTTATACAAAACCGGATCGATCCGCGATCGCAGTCGAACCTTGCAGCTCTCCAGGCAACGCGCTTTTGTCAGGACTGGATCTGAAAGAGCTGAAAGGTCACTCCGAAACCTTCGGAGAATTCAGGATTTTGGTGAGATCGTTATGA
- a CDS encoding alpha/beta fold hydrolase, which yields MFKEVKLFFKEYPAKETATLTTPILILHGLFGSSKNWVSVSDFLSSYSKVYSLDLRNHGDSPHSPEHSLSLMAEDVKEFIEDHGLEKVILLGHSMGGLVAMTFALRYPEKVEDLIIQDIAPRDYEFKYEGELTVLRTDLSNFKNRQEIDSATSKFVDNPFIRNFLLMNLDRTESGRYRWKLNVDAISNSKNMFQAEFSGADKQYSGNTIFIIGGNSEYFHTSDKIVCLEYFPNSKFETIPGGDHYIHFTKADEFRKILTTFMDFIVSGSEK from the coding sequence ATGTTTAAAGAAGTGAAACTTTTCTTTAAAGAATATCCCGCTAAAGAAACTGCAACTCTTACTACTCCTATCTTAATATTACATGGACTATTCGGTTCTTCCAAAAACTGGGTAAGTGTTTCCGATTTTTTAAGCTCTTATTCCAAAGTATATAGTTTGGATCTTAGAAACCATGGAGATTCTCCACATTCTCCGGAACATTCCCTTAGTTTAATGGCAGAAGATGTAAAAGAATTTATAGAAGATCATGGACTTGAGAAAGTCATTCTACTCGGACATTCTATGGGTGGACTCGTCGCAATGACATTCGCACTTAGGTATCCTGAAAAGGTAGAAGATCTGATCATCCAGGATATCGCTCCCAGAGACTATGAATTCAAATACGAAGGGGAGCTTACAGTTTTAAGAACGGATCTTTCCAATTTTAAGAACAGACAAGAGATAGATTCGGCTACTTCAAAGTTCGTTGATAATCCGTTTATCCGGAACTTTTTACTCATGAATTTGGATAGAACGGAATCAGGACGATATCGCTGGAAATTGAATGTGGATGCGATCTCTAATTCCAAAAATATGTTCCAGGCAGAATTTTCCGGGGCAGATAAACAATATTCTGGGAATACAATATTTATCATTGGAGGAAATTCTGAATATTTTCATACAAGCGATAAGATTGTATGTTTAGAATACTTCCCGAACTCTAAATTTGAAACTATTCCAGGTGGAGATCATTATATCCATTTTACCAAAGCAGATGAATTTCGTAAGATCTTAACTACCTTTATGGATTTTATCGTTTCCGGCTCGGAAAAATAA
- the thrB gene encoding homoserine kinase encodes MSAPKYKFQIKVPGTSANLGPGFDLLGLAFQIYNEFSFEFGKTSEFTRKIKGSSAPVFTDDEDLVLQSYKTYFSVFVSPQTKSASSPIPYSVTMELGLPLKGGLGSSASAVVAGFSAARFAQEKYFPDTKLPSESEFLYQLALLEGHPDNTTPAYLGGFVFSYFAEEKLYYFKKKFPKNVHCFFLIPELEISTNHSRKCLPDTYPVSDIIFNLSRMSTWWEFLESGEPGLLKRALEDKIHTPYRMNSEFPLLPLVQEIEKFAIGVSLSGSGPAVLVYTRRKDSKRLEKKFSELTKQFTEKSGITCRLVHLSPDTNGAKISFKKIS; translated from the coding sequence ATGAGCGCGCCAAAATACAAATTCCAAATTAAGGTCCCAGGAACTTCCGCTAATTTAGGTCCTGGTTTCGATCTATTGGGATTGGCATTCCAAATTTATAACGAGTTCAGTTTTGAATTCGGAAAAACTTCAGAGTTCACTAGAAAGATCAAAGGATCTTCTGCTCCTGTCTTTACCGATGATGAGGATCTAGTTTTACAATCTTATAAAACGTATTTTTCCGTATTTGTATCTCCGCAAACCAAGTCTGCCTCTTCTCCCATTCCTTATTCTGTGACTATGGAACTTGGACTTCCTTTAAAGGGTGGTTTGGGTTCCAGTGCGAGCGCAGTGGTTGCCGGATTTTCTGCTGCAAGATTCGCTCAAGAGAAATATTTTCCGGATACAAAACTCCCGAGTGAGTCGGAGTTTTTATACCAACTCGCTTTGTTAGAAGGCCATCCTGATAATACAACTCCAGCTTATTTAGGTGGATTTGTTTTCTCTTATTTCGCAGAAGAGAAACTGTATTATTTTAAGAAAAAATTCCCTAAGAATGTACATTGTTTTTTCCTAATTCCTGAATTAGAGATATCAACAAATCATTCTAGGAAATGCCTTCCTGATACGTATCCAGTTTCTGATATTATTTTTAATTTGAGTAGAATGTCTACTTGGTGGGAATTTTTAGAATCAGGCGAACCTGGACTTCTAAAAAGAGCGTTGGAAGATAAGATCCATACTCCTTATAGAATGAATTCTGAATTTCCTCTTTTACCTTTGGTGCAAGAGATCGAAAAATTTGCGATCGGTGTTTCTCTTTCCGGAAGTGGTCCAGCTGTTCTTGTTTATACAAGAAGAAAAGACTCTAAAAGATTGGAGAAAAAGTTCTCAGAACTTACAAAACAATTCACTGAAAAATCTGGCATAACTTGCAGATTAGTCCATCTTTCTCCAGATACAAATGGAGCTAAAATTTCTTTTAAGAAGATCTCTTAA
- a CDS encoding SH3 domain-containing protein, with protein sequence MYVRRLVYLILIATCTFSISAQGRKQYIVLDPGTELYLFPEKKSEVLRKLSFGEILSAENQKEADSKFQLLTDKDGLTGWVDSRSLFRMGSKGSYPVITKAIEKLLYQDSGPNELESVFTYLTKIEEGPIFQGNEYLFLKIRRLVVLQRYSEVLQSPEYRSKSRQKLEDLLKNNPTELGVYSKTGNWTDTLSNAPEGSKLKVRPETFWKVAEAYPNSKPGDFAAYLAVKYTPEIRCGRDPICVLQDEENRRLKYLLLQPNGNYAPIFSSHLEKRLLHFSKDRETLVCDTKLPKESGLKNFRNKVQELPSRYGKKFYSKLKVIEEECLKK encoded by the coding sequence ATGTATGTACGTCGGTTAGTATATCTGATACTGATCGCGACCTGTACATTCTCCATTTCTGCGCAAGGCAGAAAACAGTACATCGTTTTGGATCCGGGGACGGAACTCTATCTGTTCCCGGAAAAAAAATCGGAAGTATTACGTAAACTTTCCTTTGGAGAAATCCTATCTGCAGAAAACCAAAAAGAAGCAGATTCCAAATTCCAATTACTCACGGACAAAGACGGACTCACTGGTTGGGTGGATTCTCGTTCTTTATTTAGAATGGGAAGTAAGGGAAGTTATCCTGTAATCACAAAGGCTATCGAAAAGCTTCTATACCAAGATTCTGGGCCGAATGAGTTAGAATCCGTTTTTACCTATCTAACAAAAATAGAAGAAGGTCCTATCTTCCAAGGAAACGAGTATTTGTTCCTGAAGATACGTAGGTTAGTAGTCTTACAAAGATACTCAGAAGTTTTACAATCACCTGAATACAGATCCAAATCCAGACAAAAGTTAGAAGACCTTTTAAAGAATAATCCGACTGAGCTTGGAGTATATTCCAAAACAGGAAATTGGACAGATACATTGTCCAATGCTCCGGAAGGTTCTAAACTAAAAGTCAGACCCGAAACTTTTTGGAAAGTAGCCGAAGCCTATCCAAATTCTAAACCGGGAGACTTTGCCGCATACTTAGCAGTAAAATACACGCCTGAGATCAGATGTGGAAGAGATCCAATTTGTGTTTTGCAAGACGAAGAAAACCGCAGATTAAAATATCTGCTTCTGCAACCGAACGGCAATTATGCTCCTATCTTCTCTTCTCATTTAGAGAAACGACTACTTCATTTTTCTAAAGATAGAGAGACTTTGGTTTGTGATACCAAACTTCCTAAAGAATCAGGGCTCAAAAATTTCAGAAATAAAGTACAGGAACTTCCTTCCAGATACGGAAAGAAGTTCTATTCTAAACTGAAAGTGATAGAAGAGGAATGTTTAAAGAAGTGA
- a CDS encoding DNA repair helicase XPB, which translates to MSKPLIVQSDKTMLLEVDNPEFEACQLVVSKFAELEKSPEYLHTYRISPLSLWNAASIKMSADEIVECLEKYSRYSVPKNVVNEIKEQIGRYGKVKLVKEENGDLCIISNEKGFLQEISNHRAVQPYIEKTENEKIYIKKEFRGHIKQALIKIGFPVEDLAGYDEGNKYGFNLRPTTKSGRKFGMRDYQRASVEVFHAGGGNEGGSGVVVLPCGAGKTIVGIGVMQIVGAETLILVTNTLSIRQWKNEILDKTDIPESDIGEYSGEVKEIKPITIATYNILTHRKKKGGDFTHFHLFSANNWGLIVYDEVHLLPAPVFRMTSELQAKRRLGLTATLVREDGLEEDVFSLIGPKKYDVPWKELESKSWIAEAKCKEIRVSMEDDLRMRYSIADDREKFRLASENPEKLKAIGMIMKKHSESHLLVIGQYINQLEEISKTFKIPLITGKTPLGERQELYDAFRSGRIKSLVVSKVANFSIDLPDANIAIQVSGTFGSRQEEAQRLGRILRPKGEDNTAVFYSLISRDTNEERFGQNRQLFLTEQGYEYEIYTLDQFRESLEEKVGA; encoded by the coding sequence GTGAGTAAACCGTTAATCGTTCAAAGTGATAAGACTATGCTTTTAGAGGTGGACAATCCTGAATTCGAAGCCTGCCAGTTAGTCGTATCCAAATTCGCGGAATTAGAAAAAAGTCCCGAATATCTACACACTTATAGAATTTCTCCTCTTTCCTTGTGGAATGCTGCATCTATCAAGATGAGTGCAGACGAGATCGTAGAATGTTTGGAAAAATATTCTAGATACTCGGTTCCGAAAAACGTAGTCAACGAGATCAAAGAACAGATCGGAAGATACGGAAAAGTAAAACTAGTCAAGGAAGAGAATGGGGATCTTTGTATCATCTCCAATGAAAAAGGATTTTTACAAGAGATCTCAAATCATAGAGCGGTCCAGCCTTATATAGAAAAGACTGAGAATGAAAAGATCTATATCAAAAAAGAATTCAGAGGCCATATTAAACAAGCTCTGATCAAGATCGGTTTCCCTGTTGAGGACCTTGCAGGTTACGACGAAGGAAACAAATACGGATTCAATCTAAGACCTACTACCAAGTCCGGTAGAAAGTTCGGAATGAGAGATTACCAAAGAGCCTCCGTGGAAGTATTCCATGCCGGTGGTGGGAACGAAGGTGGATCCGGAGTGGTGGTTCTTCCCTGCGGTGCTGGTAAGACCATCGTAGGTATAGGTGTGATGCAGATCGTGGGAGCAGAAACTCTGATCCTCGTCACGAACACACTTTCTATCCGTCAGTGGAAAAACGAAATTTTAGACAAAACCGATATTCCTGAATCGGATATCGGGGAATACTCCGGAGAAGTGAAGGAGATCAAACCGATCACAATCGCAACTTATAATATTCTCACACATAGAAAGAAGAAGGGAGGGGATTTCACCCACTTCCATCTATTCAGTGCGAATAACTGGGGACTTATCGTTTATGACGAGGTTCACTTACTTCCTGCTCCAGTATTCAGAATGACTTCCGAATTACAGGCAAAAAGAAGATTGGGGCTCACTGCAACTCTCGTCCGAGAAGACGGATTGGAAGAAGACGTATTCAGCCTCATCGGACCTAAAAAGTATGATGTACCTTGGAAAGAGCTGGAAAGCAAATCCTGGATCGCGGAAGCAAAATGTAAAGAGATCCGTGTTTCTATGGAAGACGATCTTCGTATGAGATATTCTATTGCAGACGATAGAGAGAAGTTCCGCTTAGCGTCTGAAAATCCTGAGAAGTTGAAAGCGATCGGAATGATCATGAAAAAACACTCAGAATCTCATCTACTTGTGATCGGACAGTACATCAATCAGTTGGAAGAGATTTCCAAAACCTTCAAAATTCCTTTGATTACAGGAAAAACTCCTTTGGGAGAAAGACAGGAATTGTACGATGCGTTCAGATCGGGAAGGATCAAGTCGCTAGTTGTGAGTAAGGTTGCGAACTTCTCTATCGACTTACCGGATGCGAATATCGCAATCCAGGTTTCCGGAACCTTTGGTTCTCGTCAGGAAGAGGCACAACGTTTGGGCCGGATCCTAAGACCGAAAGGTGAGGATAACACTGCGGTTTTCTATTCTTTGATTTCGAGAGATACGAACGAAGAAAGATTCGGTCAGAACAGACAACTTTTCCTTACAGAACAAGGTTACGAATACGAAATATACACTCTTGACCAATTCAGAGAATCCCTCGAAGAAAAAGTCGGAGCATAA
- a CDS encoding pyridoxal phosphate-dependent aminotransferase translates to MEWNARRLDVIEPSPTLAISAKAAELKKKGEDIVSFGAGEPDFETPAHIKEAAKKAIDKGMTRYTAVSGTVELRDAIITKFKRDNGLEYSRNQIIVGTGGKQVIYNFFLATLNPGDEVVIPAPYWVSYADIVRLAEGKAVIVPTSKADNFRISPTQLEKAITPKTKVVVLNSPSNPTGSAYSRKELEAIGEVILKHKVMVLSDDIYESIVFDGFQFSNLAMLSPELKELTFVANGVSKAYSMTGWRIGYGAGPLHIIQNMDTIQSQSTSNPSSISQAAAEAALNGDQACVAEMAKAFQKRRDLIVGLLNEIPGVEVNVPQGAFYVFPYLTGAYETDGFKKLQAASSETSKSKLFCAHLLDKYKVAAVPGIAFGDDNALRLSYAMGEEDIKKGVARISEMVKDFSR, encoded by the coding sequence ATGGAATGGAACGCAAGGAGGCTAGATGTAATCGAGCCTTCACCCACCCTAGCAATCAGCGCTAAGGCGGCAGAACTAAAAAAGAAAGGCGAAGACATCGTAAGTTTCGGAGCAGGAGAACCTGATTTCGAAACACCGGCCCATATTAAAGAGGCTGCTAAAAAAGCGATCGATAAGGGAATGACCCGTTACACTGCCGTTTCCGGTACGGTGGAATTACGAGACGCAATCATCACTAAATTCAAAAGAGATAATGGACTGGAATATTCCAGAAACCAGATCATTGTAGGAACAGGCGGAAAGCAGGTTATCTATAATTTCTTCTTAGCTACTTTAAATCCTGGAGACGAGGTTGTGATCCCGGCTCCTTATTGGGTAAGTTATGCGGATATAGTACGTCTGGCAGAAGGTAAGGCAGTTATTGTTCCTACTAGCAAAGCAGACAATTTCAGAATTTCTCCGACACAATTAGAGAAAGCGATCACACCTAAAACAAAGGTAGTGGTTCTGAACTCTCCATCTAACCCGACAGGTTCCGCATATTCCAGAAAGGAATTGGAAGCGATCGGAGAAGTGATCTTAAAACATAAGGTTATGGTTTTAAGCGACGATATCTATGAGAGTATCGTTTTTGACGGATTCCAATTTTCGAATCTGGCAATGCTTTCTCCTGAATTAAAAGAGCTTACATTCGTTGCGAATGGTGTGTCCAAGGCATATTCCATGACAGGTTGGAGGATCGGTTATGGTGCCGGGCCTTTGCATATTATCCAGAACATGGATACGATCCAAAGTCAGTCTACTTCCAATCCTTCTTCTATTTCCCAAGCTGCTGCAGAAGCTGCATTGAATGGAGATCAGGCATGTGTAGCTGAAATGGCTAAAGCATTCCAAAAGAGAAGGGACCTGATCGTAGGACTTCTAAATGAGATCCCAGGTGTGGAAGTGAATGTTCCTCAAGGTGCATTCTATGTATTCCCTTACCTGACTGGAGCTTACGAAACTGACGGTTTCAAAAAATTGCAAGCTGCAAGTTCAGAGACAAGCAAGAGTAAATTATTCTGTGCTCATCTTCTGGATAAGTATAAAGTAGCCGCGGTTCCAGGGATTGCATTCGGAGATGATAATGCACTTCGCCTATCTTATGCGATGGGAGAAGAAGATATCAAAAAAGGTGTCGCAAGGATCTCCGAAATGGTAAAGGATTTCTCCCGTTAA
- a CDS encoding sodium:solute symporter family transporter, which produces MHFAWSDALVLFFYFGIVLYSGYKSGRNSSESKEFFLANRSLSWVPLSLSIVATETSALTFLSVPGIAYSGNFTFLQVVFGYILGRTVVALFLIPLTYHHNFLSVYEWVGTRFGRKSQKTMSGLFSVTRVLGDGVRLYASTLPVAMLLELGLPKILPYSFTQYSIGVWTLAIVTLITVLYTMQGGFRSVVWVDTLQYFVYVFGGVFALVLLYQASSEPLTILTSAWEGNKLKVLEWENASATYFMPWAVLGGALLSLGTHGADQMFIQRSLAARNVKDAQKAMISSGIAVFFQMILFLAIGTFLFYKFNGQTIAQDKVFSKFLIEEVPAPFLGLLLSGILASTMSTLSSSINSLSLTAKADFGWNLGGQKLSSVFFGILLFLSSFFFFSLPETYTKGLLELGLKISSFTVGSMVAVFLTEVIPFLRKRIIVSDLGLALALAGSILITGISGTVKNFNFTVLVPLGMILFWTFALILGFIFPSRKR; this is translated from the coding sequence ATGCATTTTGCTTGGTCCGATGCTCTTGTTTTATTTTTCTATTTTGGGATCGTTTTGTATTCCGGTTATAAATCCGGACGTAATAGTTCAGAATCCAAGGAATTCTTCTTAGCGAACAGATCTCTTTCCTGGGTTCCACTTTCACTTTCCATTGTAGCGACGGAAACCTCTGCATTGACCTTCCTTTCCGTTCCGGGAATTGCATATTCAGGAAATTTCACATTCTTGCAAGTGGTGTTCGGATACATTTTAGGAAGAACAGTAGTTGCTTTATTTCTGATCCCGCTCACCTACCATCATAATTTTCTTTCCGTGTACGAATGGGTAGGAACTAGATTCGGAAGAAAATCCCAAAAAACGATGTCGGGTTTGTTTTCGGTAACTAGAGTCTTGGGAGATGGAGTCAGGCTTTATGCGTCCACACTGCCAGTGGCAATGTTATTGGAGTTAGGACTTCCTAAAATTCTACCCTATTCGTTTACCCAATATTCGATCGGAGTTTGGACCTTAGCAATAGTTACCTTGATCACTGTTTTATATACGATGCAAGGTGGATTCAGATCCGTTGTCTGGGTGGATACATTACAATATTTTGTATATGTATTCGGTGGAGTATTCGCATTAGTTTTACTTTACCAAGCAAGTTCGGAACCGCTAACAATCCTAACTTCTGCCTGGGAAGGAAACAAACTGAAAGTCCTAGAATGGGAAAACGCTTCCGCGACTTATTTTATGCCTTGGGCAGTTCTTGGAGGGGCATTACTCAGTTTAGGAACTCACGGTGCAGACCAAATGTTTATCCAAAGATCTCTTGCTGCCAGAAACGTAAAAGACGCCCAAAAAGCGATGATCAGTTCGGGAATTGCAGTTTTCTTTCAAATGATTTTGTTCTTAGCAATTGGGACTTTCTTGTTCTATAAATTTAACGGACAGACAATTGCACAAGACAAAGTATTTTCTAAATTTCTAATAGAAGAAGTTCCAGCACCGTTTTTAGGACTTTTACTCTCAGGAATATTGGCATCTACAATGTCTACATTATCCAGTTCTATAAACTCTTTATCATTAACTGCGAAAGCAGATTTCGGTTGGAATTTAGGAGGGCAAAAACTTTCTTCTGTATTCTTCGGGATTTTACTTTTCCTTAGCTCCTTCTTCTTTTTTTCCCTTCCCGAAACTTATACGAAAGGTCTCTTGGAATTAGGATTAAAGATTTCTTCTTTTACAGTTGGCTCAATGGTAGCCGTCTTCTTAACAGAGGTGATCCCATTCTTAAGAAAAAGGATTATTGTTTCCGATCTGGGTTTAGCCTTAGCGCTCGCAGGTTCTATCTTAATAACGGGGATTTCGGGAACTGTGAAGAACTTCAATTTTACGGTTCTCGTTCCTCTTGGAATGATCTTATTCTGGACTTTTGCCCTAATCTTAGGATTTATTTTTCCGAGCCGGAAACGATAA